Within Desulfovibrio litoralis DSM 11393, the genomic segment TTTACCCATAGCTCTACGCAATAAATCAGCTCCACCAAGAGTGTAATTAGCTACAATTTGAGCTATTTGCATAACCTGTTCTTGGTAAACAATAACCCCATAGGTATCTTTTAAACACTGCTCTAAGCTTGCGTGAGGGTAAGAAACTTCAACTTCTCCGTGTTTACGCTTAATAAATTCATCAACCATACCTGAACCAAGAGGTCCCGGGCGATATAACGCAAGCATGGCGATAATGTCTTCAAAACAGTTTGGTTTTAACATGCGTAAATAGCTACGCATTCCTGAACTTTCAACCTGAAAAATTCCGTCAGTTTCACCGGAGGCATAAAGTTTATAAGTTTCTTCGTCGGTAAAAGGCATGGTATCAAGATTAGGAACATCTTTACCTTGAATGCGAATATTTTCCAAAACGTCATAAATCAAGGTCATTGTACTTAGACCAAGAAAGTCAAACTTCACAAGCCCGACTTTTTCAACCATTTTCATATCATATTGAGTAACAACCTCATCTCGTTTCCCTCTATATAACGGCAGGTACTCACTCATAGGTTTATCAGAGATTACAACCCCTGCTGCGTGTGTTGAGGCATGTCGTGATAAACCCTCAAGACGCATGGAAACATCAAGTAATTTTTTATTGTCAGGCTCAGTATCATAAATTGTTTTTAAATCAGGCGATTGCTCCAAGGCTTTTTTGATAGTGATTTTTAAATCGTTTGGAATAAGTTTGGCTAAACGGTTGGTTTCCGCAAAACTAAGCCCCATCGCCCTGCCGACATCTCTAACAACCGCCTTAGCTTTCATTGTTCCAAAAGTTGTAATTTGTGCTACGGAATCAGCACCATATTTTTTAGAAACATAATCAATAACTCTATGACGATTGCGTTCACAAAAATCAACGTCAATATCAGGCAAGCTGATACGTTCGATATTGAGAAATCTTTCAAACAATAAATTATAAGGTAGCGGGTCTAAGTTAGTAATTCTTAACGCAAAGGCAACTAAAGAGCCGGCCGCAGAACCACGCCCCGGACCAACGGGAATATCATTGTCTTTAGCCCAGTTAATAAAGTCTTGTACTATTAAAAAATAAGCAGGAAAGCCCATTTGACAAATAACATTCAGCTCTAATTCCAATCTGTCCCAATAAGTTTTGGCATCAACGTCCGGCATTGTTTCGAGTCGTTTTTCTAACCCTTTTTTGGCTAAAAGGCGAAACTCTTCTTCAATGCTTATACCCTCAGGCAAAGAATAAACAGGAAAATAGTTGGTTTTAAAGTCAAACTCAATCTCTTCACACATTTCCGTTGCGATACGCACGGTATTGTCTATAGCCTCAGGAATATAACTAAAATCTTTAGACATTTCTTCAGGGCTTTTATAATATAAATCCTTGGTATCAAAACGCATGCGTTTAGCATCATTGACTAACGACAACGTTTGTACACATAATAAAGTATCATGAGCTTCGTAATCATCAGCGTTAAGATAATGACAATCATTAGTGGCAACTAAAGGCAGTTTTGTTTCTTTAGATAATTCCAACAATCTTTCATTCAAAATATCTTGTTCTTTTATTCCGTTAGACTGTATTTCCAAAAAGAAACGATCCGGATATATCGAGCGATATTCTTCAACAAGTTTTAAAACATGTTCACGGTTATCAGATAAAACAGCTCGAGGAATTTCTCCGGCTAAACAGGCAGATAAAGCGACTATTCCTTTAGAATATTGAGCAAGTAATTTTTTATCGACTCTCGGGCGATAATGATAACCGTATAAAGCCCCATGGCTAACAAGCTTAACAAGGTTATGGTAACCCTCTTTATTTTGAGCGAGCAGGACGAGGTGGTGCCTTCTTCTAGCTTTAGCACTATCTTTATCGGTATGGTCATCACAGACATAAA encodes:
- the dnaE gene encoding DNA polymerase III subunit alpha, which translates into the protein MSDFVHLHCHSEYSLLDGAIRLKDLCAKAKSFNMPAVAVTDHGNMHAALPFFLAAKNQGIKPIIGCEVYVCDDHTDKDSAKARRRHHLVLLAQNKEGYHNLVKLVSHGALYGYHYRPRVDKKLLAQYSKGIVALSACLAGEIPRAVLSDNREHVLKLVEEYRSIYPDRFFLEIQSNGIKEQDILNERLLELSKETKLPLVATNDCHYLNADDYEAHDTLLCVQTLSLVNDAKRMRFDTKDLYYKSPEEMSKDFSYIPEAIDNTVRIATEMCEEIEFDFKTNYFPVYSLPEGISIEEEFRLLAKKGLEKRLETMPDVDAKTYWDRLELELNVICQMGFPAYFLIVQDFINWAKDNDIPVGPGRGSAAGSLVAFALRITNLDPLPYNLLFERFLNIERISLPDIDVDFCERNRHRVIDYVSKKYGADSVAQITTFGTMKAKAVVRDVGRAMGLSFAETNRLAKLIPNDLKITIKKALEQSPDLKTIYDTEPDNKKLLDVSMRLEGLSRHASTHAAGVVISDKPMSEYLPLYRGKRDEVVTQYDMKMVEKVGLVKFDFLGLSTMTLIYDVLENIRIQGKDVPNLDTMPFTDEETYKLYASGETDGIFQVESSGMRSYLRMLKPNCFEDIIAMLALYRPGPLGSGMVDEFIKRKHGEVEVSYPHASLEQCLKDTYGVIVYQEQVMQIAQIVANYTLGGADLLRRAMGKKDPAAMAAERTRFVEGAIKNNVEEKNANEIFDLMEKFAEYGFNKSHSAAYAVISYHTAYLKTHYKTEFMAALLSSQMNNQDKLLKYIAACKDYNIEVDIPNVNTSLKEFSVNENNIIFGLGGIKSVGDEAIKDIVEARKSGEFTSMLDFCMRVNLRKVTKRVLENLIKSGAFDCFQVSRKALFENIETIVSKAQKKQKEKDNNQASLFSMLKQEEQPILSGLGFSQSKEMLEEWTDEEKLGFEKEALGFFLSSHPLQPYTREMDRLGLSTLEDSREFSSQQKFTTAVLITGIKEIITKKGNKMAFCQIEDLTASGECVIFSDLYISSKDLINSDKPLLMEVRTGEMEDSSLDDEEDVLTPIKVVALSIRPLAEACASCVEPMIFEVNFETNSDKLNPERIAQLKNVLKKHKGRVPFHLEIKLGDYWSRLAFDANYWVEPTPELELDLKAWAW